In Penicillium psychrofluorescens genome assembly, chromosome: 5, a single window of DNA contains:
- a CDS encoding uncharacterized protein (ID:PFLUO_008247-T1.cds;~source:funannotate), producing MKPHGSYAEYAIAPEYTTFHIPAQTSFEEAATIPLAAITAALGLYQRLKLPLPWNPTTEPLPLVVYGGATAVGAFAIKFARLSNIHPLITVAGKGSAFVETLIDREKGDTIVDYREGDDVVREKIKEATGGRSIHYAFDAVGEHGSHQNIGATITAPGEVTTMLLSADYQPPEGIIVGQTIAGSVHMPPAAGKTVEDNEFGAAFFQFIGRGLAQGWFSGHPYEVRPGGLAGLEGALQDLKAGKASAIKYVVRIGETEGVI from the exons ATGAAACCACATGGCAGCTACGCGGAGTATGCGATCGCACCCGAGTACACGACCTTTCATATTCCTGCCCAAACTAGTTTTGAAG AGGCGGCCACTATTCCGCTAGCTGCTATAACAGCCGCACTCGGTCTTTATCAGCGCCTAAAACTGCCTCTTCCTTGGAATCCGACCACTGAGCCTCTGCCTTTGGTTGTATATGGCGGCGCGACCGCAGTTGGAGCCTTTGCGATCAAATTTGCCCGGCTTTCTAATATCCACCCGCTTATCACGGTAGCGGGCAAAGGCAGCGCTTTCGTCGAAACTCTCATCGATCGTGAGAAAGGTGATACGATAGTCGACTATCGCGAAGGTGACGATGTCGTTCGggaaaagatcaaggaaGCGACCGGTGGACGATCGATACACTACGCGTTCGATGCTGTAGGCGAACATGGAAGTCATCAGAATATCGGCGCGACTATAACCGCGCCTGGGGAGGTCACCACCATGTTGCTTAGCGCTGACTACCAGCCCCCAGAGGGAATTATCGTGGGTCAAACTATAGCGGGCTCGGTTCACATGCCTCCCGCAGCAGGCAAGACAGTCGAGGATAATGAGTTTGGCGCTGCTTTCTTCCAATTTATTGGCCGTGGCTTGGCGCAGGGCTGGTTCTCGGGACACCCATATGAAGTGCGCCCGGGTGGATTGGCTGGACTTGAAGGAGCCTTGCAGGATCTTAAGGCGGGCAAGGCATCAGCTATTAAGTACGTGGTGCGTATTGGCGAGACAGAAGGGGTGATATAG
- a CDS encoding uncharacterized protein (ID:PFLUO_008246-T1.cds;~source:funannotate) — MESELETSKPVDQNIDDAYDLAAMGHDQSLTRKFNIWSMLALAFCVLGTWSTFAQDLSDGLVNGGPVSILWGLALVTFCNTCVAFSLGEICSSMPTALGQAYWIYRLWSSPLGRFASYMCAWINVFGWWTLAASQVAFMAQFILGMKVMFDENWQGASQGWLEFVVYIGAVFGLTLINVVGCRREKFLPWLNNFVGVWFFGLFFVFSLALLISVGTKSDLTFQQGSFVFGKWINNTGWPDGVVWFMGLVQAAYGLTAFDAVIHLVEEIPAPRKNAPKVIYMAVLSGAVSGFILMIVCLFCIQKVKQVINSPSGLPFMDLVQDTVGRNGGAVLIALFILNGLGQAVSIVTTASRLTWGFARDGGLPFSGYLSHVSPYWKAPVRALWFQGALIALVGVLFLFAQTVLNAILSVSTIALTISYGLPILTLLTVGRNKLPPGGQFRLGRWGAPINWISLIYCCITTVFFFFPSSPKPTGAGMNYAIAVFGVMLLIAVSFWFIQGSRTYLNTEESMAPVLQAQEGAFNEPPVPDPTKEDK, encoded by the coding sequence ATGGAGTCCGAACTTGAAACAAGCAAACCAGTCGACCAAAACATCGATGATGCATACGACCTCGCCGCCATGGGCCATGACCAGAGTCTCACCCGCAAGTTCAATATCTGGAGCATGCTGGCACTTGCATTCTGCGTCTTAGGAACATGGTCCACCTTCGCCCAAGATTTGTCCGATGGCCTGGTCAACGGCGGGCCAGTTTCGATTCTTTGGGGACTGGCACTCGTCACATTTTGCAACACCTGCGTGGCTTTTTCCCTGGGAGAAATCTGCAGTAGCATGCCCACTGCGTTGGGTCAAGCATATTGGATCTATCGACTGTGGAGTTCGCCATTGGGCCGCTTCGCCTCTTACATGTGCGCATGGATCAATGTATTTGGTTGGTGGACTCTTGCCGCATCACAGGTGGCGTTCATGGCCCAATTTATCTTGGGAATGAAGGTCATGTTCGATGAAAATTGGCAAGGCGCTTcgcagggctggctggagTTTGTCGTCTATATCGGCGCGGTTTTTGGCCTCACCTTGATCAACGTGGTTGGGTGTCGACGGGAGAAATTCCTGCCTTGGCTGAACAACTTCGTTGGAGTTTGGTTCTTCGGccttttcttcgtcttctcgctgGCCCTGCTTATCTCTGTCGGAACCAAATCCGATCTCACTTTCCAGCAGGGTTCCTTCGTGTTCGGGAAGTGGATTAATAACACGGGTTGGCCTGATGGCGTGGTGTGGTTCATGGGCTTGGTGCAAGCGGCATACGGTCTGACTGCATTTGATGCTGTTATCCACCTCGTGGAAGAGATTCCTGCTCCTCGGAAGAATGCTCCAAAGGTCATCTACATGGCTGTGCTCTCGGGAGCCGTGAGTGGCTTCATTCTCATGATTGTATGTCTGTTCTGCATTCAGAAAGTGAAGCAAGTCATCAACTCCCCTAGCGGCCTGCCGTTTATGGATCTTGTCCAGGATACTGTTGGCCGGAATGGAGGCGCAGTTCTTATTGCATTATTCATTCTCAATGGGCTAGGCCAAGCAGTGAGTATTGTGACCACTGCCTCTCGCCTCACCTGGGGCTTTGCTCGCGATGGCGGGCTACCATTCAGTGGATATCTGTCTCACGTCAGCCCGTACTGGAAAGCTCCTGTGCGAGCCCTCTGGTTCCAGGGAGCCCTAATTGCTCTAGTCGGAGTCCTATTCCTCTTCGCTCAGACAGTGTTGAATGCCATCCTCAGCGTCAGCACTATCGCCCTAACAATCTCCTACGGGCTCCCGATCTTAACATTGTTGACGGTTGGACGAAACAAACTCCCTCCAGGCGGACAGTTCCGCCTTGGACGATGGGGTGCACCGATAAACTGGATCAGTCTTATTTACTGCTGCATCACCAcggttttcttctttttcccgAGCTCGCCCAAGCCCACCGGGGCTGGGATGAATTACGCCATTGCAGTTTTCGGAGTGATGCTTTTGATTGCGGTTTCTTTCTGGTTTATCCAAGGAAGTCGCACCTATCTCAACACAGAAGAGTCAATGGCTCCCGTGCTTCAGGCGCAGGAAGGGGCATTCAATGAGCCGCCGGTTCCGGACCCCACGAAGGAGGACAAATAA